The DNA region CCACCGGGAGCGCGCTGGGCAGCCAGCCCGCTTCCGCGACCGAGAGCCAGGCTTCGGTGAGCTTCGCGTTGATCCACTGGAACAGGCCGGTCGCCACCGGGTACTCCATGTACCGGGTGGTCTCCTTCGCCGTTCCCTCGTTTTCGGTCCACGAGGTCACGTACGGGAAGGTGTCCGGATCGTTCAGCCGCTCGGAGCTGTAGAGCGGGACGATGTCCGAGTAGCACATCGCGACGAACGGGCGGCCAGCCCGCCAGTCGAGCTGGTGGGCGCCGGAGTCGTCGGTGTACTGCTGGATGCACGACGCCTTGCCGAACCACGAGAGCACCAGCGCGAGGCAGGCCAGCAGCAGCCCGACCCGCTGCGGTGACCAGAACCAGTGCCGCCCGACGGCCGCGTGCTCGCCGAGCGGGCCGCCGATCGGCCGGGTGGCCGCGGCCACGAGCGGCTCGTTCCAGCTCGGGATGACCCGCTCGCCGGGGGTGAGGGAGAGCGGAGCCTCGGGCTGGGTCGTCTGGTCGGACACGTGGCGGATGTTAGCGCCTGACCGGGTGACCGCCCGGTGATGTCGCCGCTCGGCTCCGTGGACGACACGCGTGACCAGCCGGACGACACGCGTGATTAAACGGACGACACACGTGATCGGCCGGACGGCGCGAGTGTCCGCCGTCAGGTGATGTCGCCGCTTTCGTAGAACCCGGTCGGCGATCTACTGGTGTCCGCAGGCCCACTTCCAGGTGGCGTCCCCGTATGCCTTCGCCGCGGTATCGGGGTCTTTGCCGCGAGCCGGCATCGCTGTCCGGTCGGCCATTTCAGGTGTCAGAACGGTGCGGGCGAGTCCGCTGATCGCGAGCGCGGACCCCGCGCTGCAGAAATTTTTCGCCGCCTCGAACATCTCGTCATAGGTGCGTGGGGAGTTCGGTACGAACCCCGCGCTCTTCATCGCGGTCGTCCATTCGGCCTTGGGGTCGGGAGGGGACACGGCAGTGCTGCATCCGGGCAGCAGAACCCCGCAGGTCACGGTGATGATCGCGATGATCGTCCTGGCGCGCAACTGACTCCCCTTGCTGCCGAATGTCGATGCAAGGTCGTCACGGGAGCCTCGTCCGTTACAAGCGAGTTCCTAGGTGATGTCGCCGCTTTCGTAGAACCCGGCCAGCACCTCCGCCGCCGCGCCGAACGCGACGACGTCGTCGCCCATCTCGTCGAGATCCACCTGGATCCGTTGCCAGTGCGGCAAAGGCAGGAGCTCCCGCAGCCGCGCGGCGACGGTGTCGCGGTACACCTCGGGTTCCGCGCGCACCGAACGTCCGGTCAGCACGACCCGTTCGAGGTCGAGGACCTGGACGAGGTCGGCGAGCCCGATCGCCAGCAGCCCGGCCGCCTCCTCCGTGGTCGCCGCCGCGTTGTGCAGCACCTCGACGCAGCCGCGGCGGCCGCACGCGCAGCGCGGTCCGTCGAAGGCGAGCGTGGTGTGCCCGAATTCGCCCGCGTTGGTGCGCGGCCCGCGGTACAGCCTGCCGTCGATCAGCAGGCCGACGCCGATCCCGGTGCCGACGAGCACGACGGCGGTCGCGGCCTGGTCGCCCTCCGGCCAGTGCTGGGCGAAGGCGGCGGCGTTGGTGTTCTTGTCGAGCCGCACGGGCAGCCCGGTGCGTTTCGCCAGCAGGTCGCGCAGGGGCACGTCGTGCCAGCCCGGCATGTTCGTGGCGTCCCGGACCACTCCTTCGTGGTGATCGAGCGGGCCGACGCTGCCGACGCCGAGCCCGAGGACATGCTCGACGCCGCCGAGCAGCGCTTCGGCCGCTTCGCCGAGCGCGGAAACGGCCTGGCCGGGGGTGAATCCCGGCGTCAGCGGGCCGCCACGCGACGCGATGATCTTCCCGGTCAGGTCGGTCATGACCACCCGGAAGGAGTCCCGGTCGAGCTGGGCGCCGAGCGCGTGGCGGGCGTCCGCGCGGACGCGCAGCAGGGTGCGCGGCTTGCCGACACCCGACGCGGGCTGGCGTTCTTCGTCCAGCAGGCCGGCTTCGAGCAGTTCGGGGACGATCTTCGAGACGGCCTGCTGGGTGAGCCGGGTGCGTTCGGCGAGTTCGACGCGGCTGAGGCCGCCCGCGCGCAGGATATGCGTGAGCAGCAGTGTCCGATTGTGCTGGCGCAGGCCGCGCAGATTGACCCCGGTCTCCGGCATAGCGCGCATCCTGCCATGACTGGCCGATTACGCAACACTGTTGTTTAATGGGGTCATGGCTGACTTGCGAGTGGGGATCTTCGGATACGGCACCGGCGGGCGCGTCTTCCACGCGCCGCTGGTCGACGCGACACCGGGGCTGACCCCGGCCGCCGTCGTCACCTCGAACCCGGACCGGGTCGCGCAGGCACGCGCCGACTATCCGGCCGCCGACGTGCTGCCGGACGCGGACGCGTTGTTCGCGAAGGCGGGCGAGCTGGACCTGGTGGTCGTCAGCACGCCGAACCGCACGCACGTCCCGCTCGCACTCCGGGCGATCGAGGCGGGCCTGCCCGTCGTCGTCGACAAGCCCTTCGCGCCGACGGCGGCCGAAGCGTCGAAGGTCGTCGAAGCCGCGAAGGCCAAGGGCGTCGGGCTGACGGTGTTCCAGAACCGCCGGTTCGACTCGGACTTCCTCACCGTCCGGAAGGTCCTCGACGAGGGCCGCCTCGGCGACGTCTTCCGCTTCGAGTCGCGCTACGACCGCTGGGTGCCGAAGCCGCGGGACAACTGGCGCGAGTTCGGTGACCCCGCCGAGGCCGGCGGGCTCCTCTACGACCTCGGCGCGCATATCGTCGACCAGGCGCTGCAGCTGTTCGGCCCGGTCTCCGAGGTCTACGCGGAGGTCGACAGGCGCCGCGCCGGGGTGTCGGTCGACGACGACGCCTTCGTCGCACTCCAGCACACCAACGGCGTGCGTTCGCACCTGTGGGCGTCCGCGCTCGCGGGCACCCGGAACCCGCGATTCCGCGTGCTCGGCGACAAGGCGACCTTCACGAAGTACGGCCTCGACGTCCAGGAGCCGCAGATCAAGGAGGGGCTGCGGCCCGGCGACCCCGGCTGGGGTGTCGAACCGTCGTCGGACGCCGGCGTGCTCGGCGTGAACGACGACGTCGAGACCGTGCCCACCGAGGTCGGCCGGTACGAGGACTTCTACGCGCAGGTGCGCGACGCGCTGCTCGGCAAGGGCGGCTTCCCGGTCGATCCCGCCTCCGCCGTCGAGACGCTCCGGGTCATCGAAGCCGCCCACCTCGCGGGTGCCGAACGGCGCGTCGTCACCCTCCAGCCCAGGGGCTGAAGGGGACTTTCACCGCATCAGATGCAGCGAAAGGGCCCTTCACCGCATGTCACGCGGTGAAGGGCCCTTTCAGCTACTCGGTATCGCCTCTGCCGCCCCGGCCGGGACCCCCGTTGCCGCCCTCTTCGTTGTTCTCACTGGACGTAGGCGGGTTCTTCGAGCTGGAAGGCGGGTCCTCTTCGTTCCGCGAAGACGAAGGCCCGGTCGACGGGCCGGTCGACGGCGTGCCGGTCTCGGTCGAGCCCTCGTCCTCGTCCGGCGGGGTCTGCGTCGACGGGACGGTGTTGCTGTCGTCTCCGCCGATGATCTTGACCTTGTCGAAGCGCTCCCCCGGTTTCCCGTTCAGGTACAGGGAAAGGAACTTCTGCCAGATCGGCCCGGCGATCGTCGACCCGAAGATCGACTTGCCGTTCTTGCCCTTCAGCGCCTTGTCGCCGTCGCCGCCGACCCACACCGCGGCCGAGATCGACGGCGTGTAGCCGACCATCCAGGTCTGCGAGTTGGCGTCCTTCGCCGACGCGGGCTCGCCCGGCCGGTAGGTGTGCTGCTGGGTCCCGGTCTTGCCGGCGCACTCGTGGTTGTTGGGGCACTTGAGCTTCGAGAACGGGATGACACCCTTGAGCGATTCGGTGACGTTGCCGGCGATCTGCTTGCTCTTGTCGGCGTCGTCGGCGAACGCGGGCTTCGCCTCTTCCGGGGCCGAGTACGCGGCCTCGTCCTGCGAGTTGGTCACCTTGACGACGAAGTGCTTGTCCCGCCGCTGGCCCTCGCCCGCGAAGGTGGCGTACGCGGCGGCCATGTCCTCCGG from Amycolatopsis sp. EV170708-02-1 includes:
- a CDS encoding ROK family transcriptional regulator, producing the protein MPETGVNLRGLRQHNRTLLLTHILRAGGLSRVELAERTRLTQQAVSKIVPELLEAGLLDEERQPASGVGKPRTLLRVRADARHALGAQLDRDSFRVVMTDLTGKIIASRGGPLTPGFTPGQAVSALGEAAEALLGGVEHVLGLGVGSVGPLDHHEGVVRDATNMPGWHDVPLRDLLAKRTGLPVRLDKNTNAAAFAQHWPEGDQAATAVVLVGTGIGVGLLIDGRLYRGPRTNAGEFGHTTLAFDGPRCACGRRGCVEVLHNAAATTEEAAGLLAIGLADLVQVLDLERVVLTGRSVRAEPEVYRDTVAARLRELLPLPHWQRIQVDLDEMGDDVVAFGAAAEVLAGFYESGDIT
- a CDS encoding Gfo/Idh/MocA family oxidoreductase, which translates into the protein MADLRVGIFGYGTGGRVFHAPLVDATPGLTPAAVVTSNPDRVAQARADYPAADVLPDADALFAKAGELDLVVVSTPNRTHVPLALRAIEAGLPVVVDKPFAPTAAEASKVVEAAKAKGVGLTVFQNRRFDSDFLTVRKVLDEGRLGDVFRFESRYDRWVPKPRDNWREFGDPAEAGGLLYDLGAHIVDQALQLFGPVSEVYAEVDRRRAGVSVDDDAFVALQHTNGVRSHLWASALAGTRNPRFRVLGDKATFTKYGLDVQEPQIKEGLRPGDPGWGVEPSSDAGVLGVNDDVETVPTEVGRYEDFYAQVRDALLGKGGFPVDPASAVETLRVIEAAHLAGAERRVVTLQPRG